A genome region from Camelina sativa cultivar DH55 chromosome 10, Cs, whole genome shotgun sequence includes the following:
- the LOC104718376 gene encoding pentatricopeptide repeat-containing protein At4g19440, chloroplastic — protein sequence MAALLYFPKISSRMTSSRLLSLSPMDLRRRLSRASYFFTRRLKSPKRSFHTTRYLQQYVHPPDKSEDPSSDRQHLHQRLSSVLSKRSLDYEQCKQLITVLSPLEFDRLFPEFRSKLNPKTALDFFRLASDSFSFSFSLRSYCLLIGLLLDSSLLSPARVTLIRLINGNVPVLPCVNGGLRDSRVAIADAMTSLGMCFDEETRRKMSDLLIEVYCTQFKRDGCYLALDVFPFLANKGMFPSKTTCNILLTSLVRANEFQKCCEAFEVVCKGVFPDVYLFTTAINAFCKGGKVEEAIEMFTKMEEAGVAPNVVTYNTVIDGLGMSGRYDEAFMFKEKMVERGVEPTLITYSILVKGLTKAKRIGDAYCVLKEMTEKGFPPNVIVYNNLIDSLIEAGSLNKAIEIKDLMVSKGLSLTSSTYNTLIKGYCKSGQVDIAERLLKEMLSIGLNGNQGSFTSVICLLCSHHMYDSALRFVGEMLLRNMSPGGGLLTTLISGLCKHGKHSEAVALWFKFLNKGSVVDTKTSNALLHGLCEAGKLEEAFRSQKEILGRGFAMDRVSYNTLISGCCGKSKLEEAFKLMDEMVKRGLTPDNYTYSILIRGLFNMNKVEEALQFWGDCKRNGMLPDVYTYSVMIDGCCKAEKTEEGQKLFDEMMSNNVQPNTVVYNHLIGAYCRSGRLSIASELREDMRHKGISPNSATYTSLIKGMSIISRVEEAKLLLEEMRVEGLEPNVFHYTALIDGYGKLGQMVKVECVLREMHSKNIHPNKITYTVMIGGHARDGNVTEASRLLNEMREKGIVPDSITYKEFIYGYLKQGGVLQAFKGSDEENYAAIIEGWNKLIQ from the coding sequence ATGGCAGCTCTTCTCTATTTCCCTAAAATCTCTTCACGAATGACTTCTTCacgtctcctctctctctcacccatGGATTTGAGGAGGAGACTCTCTCGCGCTAGCTACTTCTTCACTCGCCGCCTTAAATCACCCAAGAGAAGCTTCCACACAACTCGATACCTTCAACAGTACGTTCATCCGCCGGATAAATCGGAAGATCCTTCCTCTGATCGGCAGCATTTGCACCAACGGTTGTCTTCAGTCTTGTCTAAGAGATCTCTAGATTACGAGCAGTGTAAACAACTCATAACTGTTCTATCGCCTCTCGAATTCGATAGGTTGTTTCCTGAGTTCCGATCCAAACTTAATCCAAAGACGGCTTTGGATTTTTTCCGATTAGCTTCTGATTCGTTTAGTTTCTCCTTCAGTCTCCGTTCTTATTGTTTACTGATAGGTTTATTGCTTGATTCGAGTCTGTTGTCCCCTGCTAGGGTAACTTTGATTCGTTTGATCAATGGGAATGTACCTGTTTTGCCTTGTGTTAACGGTGGTTTGAGAGATAGTCGAGTTGCGATTGCGGATGCAATGACGAGTTTGGGTATGTGTTTTGATGAGGAAACCAGAAGGAAGATGTCAGATTTGTTGATTGAAGTTTATTGCACTCAGTTCAAGCGTGATGGTTGTTATCTAGCTCTTGATGTATTTCCTTTTCTTGCAAACAAGGGTATGTTTCCTTCTAAGACGACTTGCAACATTTTGTTGACTTCTCTGGTGAGAGCTAATGAGTTTCAGAAGTGTTGTGAAGCTTTTGAAGTTGTTTGCAAAGGGGTTTTCCCGGATGTTTACTTGTTCACTACTGCGATTAATGCGTTTTGTAAGGGAGGGAAAGTGGAGGAGGCCATTGAGATGTTTACAAAGATGGAAGAAGCTGGTGTTGCACCTAACGTTGTTACTTACAATACTGTCATTGATGGGTTGGGGATGAGCGGAAGGTATGATGAGGCATTTATGTTTAAAGAAAAGATGGTAGAGAGAGGTGTGGAACCAACTCTTATCACTTACAGTATTCTTGTTAAGGGTTTGACCAAGGCAAAGAGGATTGGTGATGCTTATTGTGTCTTGAAGGAAATGACAGAGAAAGGCTTTCCTCCTAATGttattgtatataataatttgattgatAGTTTAATCGAGGCTGGAAGTTTGAACAAAGCTATTGAGATAAAGGATCTCATGGTTTCAAAAGGGTTGTCTCTTACATCGTCGACGTATAATACTCTCATAAAGGGATACTGCAAGAGCGGTCAAGTAGATATTGCTGAGCGTCTTTTGAAGGAAATGCTGTCGATAGGTTTAAATGGAAATCAGGGATCCTTTACATCTGTGATTTGCTTGTTGTGCAGTCATCATATGTATGACTCGGCACTTCGTTTTGTTGGAGAGATGCTACTGCGTAACATGAGTCCTGGTGGTGGATTACTTACTACATTGATTTCTGGTCTCTGTAAGCATGGAAAACACTCAGAGGCAGTAGCACTTTGgtttaaatttctaaataaaGGTTCTGTAGTAGACACAAAGACTTCAAATGCATTGCTTCATGGCCTCTGTGAAGCAGGGAAGCTGGAAGAAGCTTTTAGGAGTCAAAAGGAGATATTAGGGCGTGGATTTGCTATGGATAGAGTGTCCTATAACACTTTGATTTCTGGATGTTGCGGAAAAAGTAAATTGGAGGAAGCATTTAAGCTCATGGATGAAATGGTTAAGAGAGGACTTACGCCTGACAATTATACTTATAGCATATTGATTCGCGGGCTATTCAATATGAATAAAGTTGAGGAGGCCTTACAGTTTTGGGGTGATTGTAAACGGAATGGCATGCTTCCAGATGTTTATACATATTCAGTGATGATAGATGGATGTTGTAAAGCTGAAAAAACAGAAGAGGGTCAGAAACTGTTTGATGAGATGATGAGCAATAACGTGCAGCCAAATACTGTTGTTTACAATCATCTAATCGGAGCATACTGTAGAAGCGGAAGGCTATCAATTGCATCGGAACTTCGTGAAGATATGAGACACAAAGGAATTTCCCCTAATTCTGCTACATATACTTCACTAATAAAGGGGATGTCGATCATTAGCCGTGTTGAGGAGGCAAAACTCCTACTCGAGGAGATGAGGGTGGAGGGTTTGGAACCGAATGTCTTTCATTATACAGCACTTATTGATGGATATGGTAAATTGGGTCAGATGGTCAAAGTCGAATGTGTTTTGCGTGAGATGCATTCGAAGAACATACACCCAAACAAGATTACCTATACTGTGATGATTGGTGGGCATGCTAGAGATGGGAATGTAACAGAAGCTTCTAGGCTTCTAAATGAGATGAGGGAAAAAGGAATTGTTCCAGATAGTATCACATACAAAGAATTTATATATGGGTATCTTAAGCAGGGTGGTGTTTTGCAAGCTTTTAAAGGCTCTGATGAAGAAAATTATGCAGCAATCATTGAAGGATGGAACAAACTTATACAGTAG
- the LOC104718378 gene encoding uncharacterized protein LOC104718378: MATKFTILTQTHRPKTIISTPKSRRCNRKKPKPSKAICENMLNNVFPRKTLAEIYHNNINLHPHTNLLLYIEDGQSVKEEETSQQEHGKVSNSNCNDGKSITVTEYGDLRRDVARLSLLWYMKCSISYILRKARAFYNEFCCDTYVESSSDMVVVDPYFSIPVIN; encoded by the coding sequence ATGGCCACTAAATTCACCATCCTCACTCAAACCCACCGCCCTAAAACCATAATTTCAACCCCAAAATCTCGTCGATGCAatcgaaaaaaaccaaaaccatccAAAGCCATATGCGAAAACATGTTGAACAACGTTTTTCCTCGCAAAACGCTAGCAGAAATCTATCATAATAACATAAATTTGCACCCTCATACTAATCTACTACTATATATTGAAGATGGTCAGTCCGTAAAAGAAGAGGAGACGAGTCAACAAGAACACGGGAAGGTCTCGAACTCCAACTGCAATGATGGTAAGTCGATTACCGTGACGGAATATGGAGATTTGAGACGTGATGTAGCTCGATTAAGCTTGTTGTGGTACATGAAATGTTCCATAAGCTATATATTAAGGAAGGCAAGAGCGTTTTACAATGAGTTTTGTTGTGATACTTATGTTGAGAGTAGCAGCGATATGGTTGTGGTAGATCCATATTTTTCAATTCCggttattaattaa
- the LOC104718379 gene encoding pectin acetylesterase 8 — protein MFNFKQWLVLLVCSLVMMKTEGLFVNITYVRNAVAKGAVCLDGSPPAYHLDRGSGTGINSWLIQLEGGGWCNNVTNCLSRMHTRLGSSKKMVENLAFSAILSNKKQYNPDFYNWNRVKVRYCDGSSFTGDVQAVNPATNLHFRGARIWLAVMQELLAKGMRNAENAVLSGCSAGGLASLMHCDSFRALLPMGSRVKCLSDAGFFLNTRDVSGVQYIKQYFQDVVTLHGSAKNLPRSCTSRLTPAMCFFPQYVARQIRTPLFILNAAYDSWQIKNILAPRAADPYGKWQSCQLDIKNCHPSQLKVMQDFRLEFLSAVIGLGRSSSRGMFIDSCYTHCQTETQTSWFWQDSPILNRTTIAKAVGDWVYDRTLFQKIDCPYPCNPTCHHRVFTPLDAPPI, from the exons ATGTTCAACTTCAAGCAATGGTTGGTTCTTTTGGTGTGTTCGTTAGTAATGATGAAGACAGAAGGACTGTTTGTTAATATTACATATGTTCGAAACGCAGTCGCTAAAGGGGCCG tTTGTTTGGATGGAAGTCCACCAGCTTATCATTTAGACAGAGGTTCTGGAACTGGAATTAATAGCTGGTTGATTCAGCTTGag GGAGGAGGATGGTGTAATAATGTCACAAATTGTCTCAGTCGGATGCATACTCGATTAGGTTCATCTAAGAAAATGGTGGAGAACCTTGCTTTCTCAGCTATTCTTAGCAATAAGAAACAATATAATCCTG ATTTTTACAATTGGAATAGAGTGAAAGTTAGATACTGCGACGGGTCATCATTCACAGGAGATGTGCAAGCAGTGAACCCT GCTACTAATCTTCACTTCAGAGGTGCTAGAATTTGGCTAGCCGTTATGCAAGAGCTCCTCGCTAAAGGCATGAGAAACGCCGAGAat GCTGTTTTGTCTGGGTGTTCTGCTGGTGGGTTAGCTTCATTGATGCATTGTGACAGTTTTCGTGCTTTATTACCTATGGGTTCCAGAGTAAAATGTCTTTCAGATGCTGGCTTTTTTCTAAATAC AAGAGATGTCTCAGGAGTTCAATACATCAAACAATACTTCCAAGATGTGGTTACTCTTCAT GGATCAGCAAAGAATTTGCCGAGGTCATGCACATCAAGATTGACCCCTGCAATG TGTTTCTTCCCACAATATGTGGCTCGCCAGATTAGAACTCCTCTTTTCATCCTCAATGCTGCATACGACTCTTGGCAG ATAAAGAACATTTTGGCTCCGCGTGCCGCTGATCCTTACGGAAAATGGCAAAGTTGTCAACTTGACATCAAGAATTGCCATCCTAGCCAACTCAAAGTTATGCAAG ATTTCAGGTTAGAGTTCTTGAGTGCGGTGATAGGTTTAGGAAGATCCTCATCAAGAGGGATGTTCATAGATTCTTGCTACACTCACTGTCAAACCGAGACACAAACTTCATGGTTCTGGCAAGATTCTCCAATTCTAAACCGAACG ACAATCGCAAAAGCTGTTGGAGATTGGGTTTATGACAGAACATTGTTTCAGAAGATAGATTGTCCTTACCCTTGTAACCCTACTTGCCACCACAGGGTTTTCACACCTCTAGATGCTCCTCCAATTTAA